Proteins from one Candidatus Alcyoniella australis genomic window:
- a CDS encoding AsnC family transcriptional regulator: MDALDRAIVEMIQTDFPICVSPYAEIGRRVGSDESEVIRRLGALKERQIIRRIGALFDPRKLGYVSTLVAARVSPDLLEETTDAINEYNGVTHNYLRDASYNVWFTLIAKGDSARAKILARIAKLPGVLVLHSLPAERFYKLKVDFKTLESADDAS; the protein is encoded by the coding sequence ATGGACGCGCTGGACCGGGCCATCGTTGAGATGATTCAGACCGATTTTCCGATCTGCGTATCTCCGTACGCCGAGATCGGGCGGCGCGTGGGCAGTGATGAATCAGAGGTGATCCGCCGTCTTGGCGCGCTCAAAGAGCGCCAAATCATCCGTAGGATCGGCGCGCTTTTCGATCCGCGAAAGCTCGGGTACGTATCGACCCTGGTCGCAGCAAGGGTTTCGCCCGATCTGTTGGAAGAAACCACGGATGCGATCAACGAATACAACGGCGTGACCCACAACTACCTACGCGATGCAAGCTACAACGTCTGGTTCACGCTGATCGCAAAGGGCGATTCGGCCCGCGCCAAGATACTTGCAAGGATCGCAAAGCTTCCCGGCGTTCTGGTTCTTCACAGCCTGCCCGCCGAGCGGTTTTACAAACTTAAGGTCGATTTTAAAACCCTTGAGAGCGCTGATGACGCAAGCTGA
- the ahbC gene encoding 12,18-didecarboxysiroheme deacetylase: MIGISKLYCGTVEPSDALRYGRRSDKLPSELLQFSADKKPVVVWNCTRRCNLNCVHCYSRSADTNYGGELTTTEGRAMIDDLAAFGAPVLLFSGGEPLMRPDVFELAEYAVSKGMRAVLSTNGTLIDEPTAKRLKNIGLSYVGISLDGMEEVNDKFRGKKGAFASAMAGIENSSNAGLKVGLRFTINRKNADQISLIFDLVEKREIPRVCFYHLVYSGRGSDLVKEDLDHAQTRTAVDLIMDRTAALHKSGRLTEVLTVDNHADGVHLYNRLRRENPERAKKVLELLQYNEGNSTGRGIGCVSWNGSVHPDQFWRNHVLGNVRKRPFSEIWTDSENEFLMKLKDKRPHLTGRCKNCRWINVCGGNFRARAEAVTGDPWADDPACYLTDDEIAPVE, encoded by the coding sequence ATGATAGGAATCAGCAAGCTTTATTGCGGCACAGTGGAGCCTTCGGACGCGCTTCGCTACGGCCGCCGGTCCGATAAGCTGCCAAGCGAGCTCTTGCAATTCTCCGCCGACAAAAAGCCGGTGGTGGTCTGGAACTGCACCCGTCGCTGCAACCTCAACTGCGTTCACTGCTATTCCCGATCCGCCGACACCAACTACGGCGGCGAGCTTACCACCACCGAAGGCAGGGCCATGATCGACGACCTGGCCGCGTTCGGCGCTCCGGTGCTGCTTTTTTCAGGCGGCGAGCCGCTGATGCGTCCGGACGTCTTCGAGCTTGCCGAGTACGCGGTGTCAAAGGGAATGCGGGCAGTATTGTCCACCAACGGCACGTTGATAGACGAGCCCACGGCCAAGCGTCTGAAAAACATCGGGCTTTCGTATGTCGGCATTAGCCTGGACGGGATGGAAGAGGTCAACGACAAATTCCGGGGTAAAAAAGGCGCGTTCGCATCGGCCATGGCCGGTATCGAAAACAGCAGCAACGCCGGGCTCAAGGTCGGGCTACGGTTTACCATCAACAGGAAAAACGCCGATCAGATATCATTGATATTCGATTTGGTCGAAAAGCGGGAAATCCCCAGGGTCTGCTTTTACCACCTGGTCTACTCCGGCCGCGGGTCCGACCTTGTGAAAGAGGACCTGGACCATGCTCAGACCAGGACGGCGGTGGATCTGATCATGGACAGAACCGCCGCTTTGCACAAATCCGGCAGGCTCACAGAGGTGCTCACCGTGGACAATCACGCCGACGGCGTCCACCTGTACAACAGGCTGCGCCGCGAAAATCCCGAGCGGGCAAAAAAGGTTCTGGAGCTTTTGCAATACAACGAGGGCAACAGCACAGGCCGCGGCATCGGGTGCGTAAGCTGGAACGGCAGCGTTCACCCGGACCAGTTCTGGCGCAACCACGTTTTGGGAAATGTGCGCAAACGTCCCTTTTCCGAGATCTGGACAGATTCTGAAAACGAGTTTTTGATGAAGCTCAAAGACAAGCGACCTCACCTTACTGGCCGGTGCAAAAACTGCCGGTGGATCAACGTGTGCGGGGGCAACTTCAGAGCCCGGGCCGAGGCTGTGACCGGAGACCCGTGGGCCGACGATCCGGCATGCTATTTGACCGATGACGAGATTGCGCCAGTGGAGTGA
- the cobA gene encoding uroporphyrinogen-III C-methyltransferase — protein sequence MIKAGTVYLVGAGPGDPGLLTLRGKQVLAAADAVVYDNLANDALLAYARPDARLIYVGKRAGQHSLRQDQINPLLVELARSGSSVCRLKGGDPFVFGRGGEEALALAEAGLDFEVVPGISAAVAVPAYAGIPVTHRGLASTFAAITGHEDPTKESSDIDWARIATGVGTLVFFMGVRNLERICAALMENGRKPHTPAALIRWGTMPDQQTVTGTLETIVDAARKADIKPPALFVVGEVVALREKLAWFENRPLFGATAVVTRARAQASGLAATLSGLGAKVIEFPAIRIEPPENGEPLAGAASRLHTYDWVVFTSINGVLAISGALSDLGLDARAFGSAKICAIGPATADALLGIGIRADLVPERYVAESVAKALIAAGPIKGKRVLLPRADLAREALADALLHAGAIVDEVCAYRTVPEQGEPDAIARIMDAKEPIITFASSSTVRNFAAFAGDEVMAELLGRALFASIGPVTSKTMKDHGIPIHIEAKTYTIPGLIEAILDHLAGGKVL from the coding sequence ATGATCAAAGCGGGGACCGTCTATCTGGTGGGCGCGGGTCCGGGCGACCCGGGACTGCTGACCCTGCGCGGTAAGCAGGTGCTGGCCGCGGCCGACGCCGTGGTCTACGACAACTTGGCCAACGACGCACTGCTGGCGTACGCCCGGCCTGACGCGCGGCTGATCTACGTGGGCAAACGCGCGGGCCAACACAGCCTGCGGCAGGATCAGATCAACCCGCTGCTGGTCGAGCTGGCGCGTTCGGGCAGCAGCGTCTGCCGCCTCAAGGGCGGCGACCCGTTCGTGTTTGGCCGCGGCGGCGAAGAGGCGTTGGCTCTGGCCGAGGCCGGGTTGGACTTTGAGGTGGTGCCAGGGATCAGCGCGGCTGTTGCGGTTCCCGCCTACGCCGGGATCCCGGTGACCCACAGGGGCCTTGCATCCACTTTCGCCGCAATCACAGGCCACGAGGACCCAACAAAGGAAAGCTCCGACATCGATTGGGCCCGGATCGCAACAGGCGTCGGAACGCTGGTGTTTTTCATGGGCGTGCGCAACCTGGAAAGGATCTGCGCCGCGCTTATGGAAAACGGCCGAAAGCCCCACACGCCTGCTGCGCTTATCCGCTGGGGAACCATGCCGGACCAACAGACGGTGACCGGCACGCTTGAGACCATCGTCGACGCCGCCCGCAAAGCCGACATCAAGCCCCCGGCGCTTTTTGTTGTGGGCGAGGTCGTGGCCCTGCGCGAAAAGCTAGCATGGTTTGAAAACCGGCCGCTTTTCGGAGCAACCGCCGTTGTCACAAGGGCAAGGGCCCAGGCCTCGGGCCTTGCGGCAACCCTTTCCGGGCTGGGCGCAAAGGTGATCGAGTTTCCCGCTATTCGTATCGAGCCGCCTGAAAACGGCGAGCCTTTGGCCGGCGCAGCATCAAGGCTTCACACCTACGACTGGGTGGTGTTCACATCGATAAACGGCGTTTTGGCAATTAGCGGCGCGCTTTCGGACTTGGGCCTTGACGCAAGGGCTTTTGGTTCGGCGAAGATATGCGCCATAGGACCGGCCACCGCCGACGCGCTTTTGGGCATCGGTATTCGGGCCGACCTTGTGCCCGAGCGCTACGTGGCCGAGTCGGTGGCAAAAGCGCTTATCGCAGCCGGGCCGATCAAGGGCAAACGGGTGCTTTTACCAAGGGCCGACCTTGCCCGGGAGGCCCTTGCCGATGCGCTTTTGCACGCCGGGGCGATTGTGGACGAGGTCTGCGCCTACAGGACAGTTCCGGAACAAGGAGAGCCCGACGCCATAGCGCGAATCATGGACGCAAAAGAGCCGATCATCACCTTTGCAAGCTCATCGACGGTGAGAAACTTCGCAGCCTTTGCCGGCGATGAGGTCATGGCCGAGCTTTTGGGCCGGGCGCTTTTCGCATCCATCGGCCCTGTCACCAGCAAGACCATGAAAGACCATGGCATCCCGATTCACATAGAGGCGAAAACCTACACAATCCCCGGCCTGATCGAGGCGATCCTGGATCACCTCGCCGGCGGAAAGGTCCTTTGA
- a CDS encoding TetR/AcrR family transcriptional regulator — protein MGNARLERREGILDATIRLFAERDFHSVQMDEIARSAGVAKGTLYYNFNSKLELYHAALTFRLDRLVRLLEQTYSERNEPWRNLRSYLIHWQAFMVRNPDFYRMWRAGKGRLEDESLQRLQQRLFELLCSVLRQGSRAGAFGELCEQQTASLILGMLGALVERQIAGNGEVEGPEPILELLQNGLGRGAQR, from the coding sequence GTGGGCAACGCTAGGCTCGAGCGCCGGGAGGGCATCCTCGACGCGACGATCAGGCTGTTCGCCGAGCGCGACTTCCACTCGGTGCAGATGGACGAGATCGCGCGTAGCGCGGGCGTTGCCAAGGGCACGCTTTACTACAACTTCAATTCCAAGCTCGAGCTGTACCACGCGGCCCTGACCTTTCGCCTCGACCGCCTGGTGCGGCTGCTCGAACAGACCTACTCCGAGCGCAACGAGCCCTGGCGCAACCTGCGCAGCTACCTGATCCACTGGCAGGCGTTCATGGTGCGCAACCCGGACTTCTATCGAATGTGGCGCGCGGGCAAAGGCCGGCTCGAGGACGAGTCGCTGCAACGCCTGCAACAACGGCTGTTCGAGTTGCTGTGCTCGGTGCTGCGCCAGGGAAGCCGGGCCGGAGCCTTCGGCGAGCTGTGCGAACAGCAAACCGCGTCGCTGATCCTGGGCATGCTCGGGGCGCTGGTGGAACGGCAGATCGCGGGGAACGGGGAGGTCGAAGGCCCGGAGCCGATCCTCGAGCTGCTGCAAAACGGACTGGGACGAGGAGCGCAAAGATGA
- the hemC gene encoding hydroxymethylbilane synthase: MTRLIVGTRGSALARCQTEMCIEALLRLRPELEIERRIISTTGDQLLDHPLTKIDDKGLFTRQIEKALLCGEIDLAVHSLKDLPTEPTPDLVLAAIMEREDPRDMLVSPRGLGPDGLPPDVRIGTGSPRRRAQIRLLRPDCRCLEIRGNVETRLRKLEQSGEYDALVLAAAGVRRLGLLDERMLPLSFEQMLPAPGQGAMAVQCRENDRRLRELLALLDHRLTRLAVEAERALLEFTEGGCHVPLGAHCRVTENALELQGLIATPEGDLVLRRSAIGSSDDPRELGRRLGRELLALDEDGRIAAALRPERCGDERGQR, encoded by the coding sequence ATGACGCGGCTGATCGTCGGCACTCGCGGCAGCGCGCTGGCGCGATGCCAGACCGAAATGTGCATCGAGGCCCTGCTGCGGCTGCGGCCGGAGCTGGAGATCGAGCGCAGGATTATCAGCACCACCGGCGACCAATTGCTCGACCATCCGCTGACCAAGATCGACGACAAGGGTCTGTTCACGCGGCAGATCGAGAAGGCGCTGCTGTGTGGCGAGATCGACCTGGCCGTGCATAGCCTCAAGGACCTGCCCACGGAGCCAACGCCCGACCTGGTTTTGGCCGCGATCATGGAGCGCGAGGACCCGCGCGACATGCTGGTCAGTCCCCGAGGCCTCGGCCCCGACGGCCTGCCCCCGGATGTGCGCATCGGCACGGGCAGCCCGCGTCGACGGGCGCAAATTAGGCTGCTGCGGCCGGACTGCCGCTGCCTGGAGATTCGCGGCAACGTCGAAACGCGGCTACGCAAGCTAGAGCAGTCCGGCGAATACGACGCCCTGGTGCTGGCCGCCGCGGGCGTGCGGCGACTGGGCCTGCTCGACGAGCGCATGCTGCCGCTGAGCTTCGAGCAGATGCTGCCTGCGCCGGGCCAGGGCGCGATGGCCGTGCAGTGCCGCGAAAACGACCGACGCCTGCGCGAGCTGCTGGCGTTGCTCGATCATCGTCTCACGCGCCTGGCCGTGGAGGCGGAGCGTGCGCTGCTGGAGTTCACCGAAGGCGGCTGCCACGTGCCCCTGGGCGCGCACTGCAGGGTGACGGAGAACGCATTGGAGCTGCAGGGGTTGATCGCGACCCCGGAGGGCGACCTGGTGCTGCGCCGCAGCGCGATCGGATCGTCCGACGATCCGCGGGAGCTGGGCCGACGCCTGGGACGCGAGCTGTTGGCGCTGGACGAGGACGGCCGGATTGCGGCGGCTCTGCGGCCCGAGCGCTGTGGAGATGAGCGTGGGCAACGCTAG